GCACCCAGTTGCCGGCGGGAAGCGTGGAATCGGCGGCAAACCGGTTCGTGGCCTCGATCCAGGAGTGCCAGCCCCGCGGCGTCGTCCATGTGGTGGGGCATTCGTTCGGCGGCTGGCTCGCCTTCGAGACCGCGGTACGCCTGCAGGCGGCGGGACGCACGGTGGGATCGCTGACGCTGCTGGACAGCGAGGCACCTGGATCGAGCAAGCGCGCCGGTCACGAATACACCCGGCCGGAAGCGCTGATGCTGCTGGTCGGGCTCTACGAGCAGGCGGCGCACCGCCCGCTGGATCTGAGCATCGACGCCTTCGAGGGGCTGTGCTGCGATGAGCAACTGAGCCTGCTGCACCGGCGGCTGGTCGGCGTCGGGCTCCTGCCGCGCGCCTCCAGCCCCGGCCAGTTGCTCGGCAGCGTGCGCTGCTTCGAGGCGGCCGTGCGCACCCGTTACCGGCCCTCCGGACGATTCGACGGCGAGACGAGGCTCGTGCTGGTGCGCGGCACCGGCGAGACGGTGGAAGCCGCGGCCATGCGGCAGTACGAGACCGCCGAAGCCTGGCGCCGCCTGGCGCCCCGGCTGAAGCTGCGGCGCGAATCGGGAAACCACATCACCTTGCTCCGGATGCCGCACATCGGCGAGACCGTGCGCTGGCTGAAGACCACCACGACCGCCCCGTCCCGGGACGAGGCGTCTTGCCTGATCCGGGCGTAACCCCACGAGGATGTCTTCAATGACCAGTAAGAAACTTTTGGGCAAGTCCTTCATCCTGCTGTGGCTGAGCGAGACCGCCTTCGACATCGGTTCCGCGCTGATGGGCTTCGCGCTCGGCGTATGGGTGTTCGAGAAAAGCGGTTCGGTCCAGCAGTTCTCCTGGGCGATCCTGTCCTCGGCCGTGCCCGCCCTGCTGAGCATTCCATTCGCCGGGATGATGGCGGATCGGTTCGACCGCCGCTGGGTCATCGCAAGCTGCGACTTCCTCGCGGTGCTGATGGTCGTCATCGTTGCGCTGCTGGTGTTCAACCAGATGCTGGAGGTCGAGCACCTCTACATCGTCGGCGCGGTCGGCGGCGTCATCGGTGCCATTCGAAACCCCTCGTACCATGCGGCCGTGGCGCAGATCGTGCCGCACGACCGGCTGACCCAGGCCAACGGACTGATCAGCGGCACCCAGGGCGTGCTCCAGATCGGAGCCCCGCTCGTGGCCGGGTTCCTGCTGGCCTCGTGGGGCATGGTGGGCATCATGATCATCGAACTGTTCCTGTCCGTGGCGGGGGCACTCGCGGTGTTCGCGGCGCTCACGAGCGCGAGGCATGCGATCCGGGGCGTGCAGAACGACAAGCCCGTCAGGCTGTTCGAAGGCATCCACGAGAGCTTCGCCAGCGTGGCGCAGTACTTCCGGCAGCATTCCCTGATGATCGGCCTCGCAGTCTACATCCTGATCCAGGAAGCGCTGCTGGTGCTCGCATCGACGATGCTCACGCCGCTCATCCTGACCGGACACGGCAGCGAGACGCTCGGCATCGTCATGACGCTGGGCGCCGTCGGCGGCGTGATCGGCGCCTTCACGCTCGCGGCCACGAACCCGAAAGCCGGCCTCATGCGCTGGGTGCTGATCGCCGACGTGGCGCTGGCCTTCTTCGTGATGCTGGCAGGGATCGTCCGCGAGCCGGCCCTGTGGTGCATCTGCGCATTCGGGGCGTTCGCCTTCGGTGGCGTGTCGGAAGGCTGCTCCAACGCGCTCTGGATGCGCAAGGTGCCCAAGGATAGGCAGGGCAGCGTGTTCGCCGCGGTCGGCGCGGCCAACCTGGTCATCATGTGCATCGTCATGCTGACCGGAAGCACCCTCGTCGAGCAGTTCTTCGAGCCGCTGATGATGCCCGGCGGCGCGCTGGCCGATTCCGTCGGCGAATGGCTCGGCGTCGGCAAGGGGCGGGGAGTGGCTCTCCTGTTCGTCCTGGCCGGGGCGATCTTCGCCGTCGTCTCGATGGTGGCCCTGCTGCACCCGCGGCTCACCCGGCTGGACGAACTGGTGCCCGATCAGGCCAAGCCGGACGGCGACCAGAACGCCGACGAGGCATCTGACATCCCTGAATCCGCAAGTCCCGCGCTGGTACCGGCGCAGGCTTCCTCGCGCCCCTGACTGGAGTTTGCTGTGACCGTCGCTTCGCTCGCCTCTCCCGGACAAGACCCATCGAGCCGTTCCGATACGCCGGATTCAGGCTGGTTTCCCCTCTCGGCGATCCAGCGCTCGCTGTGGTTTCTGTACGAGATGGAGCCCGAGCAGCGCGGTTACTTCAACATCGCGTTCGCGGCGCGGGCGCGTCCGGCGATCGATGCCGGGACGCTGCAATGGGCGCTGGACGTGATCGTGGCCCGTCATCCCATGCTGCGGGCAACGCTCGCGCTGCGCGATGGCGTACCGATGCAGCGGGTGGACGACGGCGCCCTGGTGGCGCTCGAAGTGTTCGAGGTGGACGATCTCGACGACCCGGCCGTCGTGGCCCGCGTCGAGGCCGACCGCGTGCGCCCGTTCGAGCTGGGCGCGCCGCCGCTGCTGCGCGCCTGCCTCTACCGGGCACCGCAGGACGAATGCGTC
This DNA window, taken from Thauera sp. K11, encodes the following:
- a CDS encoding MFS transporter; this translates as MTSKKLLGKSFILLWLSETAFDIGSALMGFALGVWVFEKSGSVQQFSWAILSSAVPALLSIPFAGMMADRFDRRWVIASCDFLAVLMVVIVALLVFNQMLEVEHLYIVGAVGGVIGAIRNPSYHAAVAQIVPHDRLTQANGLISGTQGVLQIGAPLVAGFLLASWGMVGIMIIELFLSVAGALAVFAALTSARHAIRGVQNDKPVRLFEGIHESFASVAQYFRQHSLMIGLAVYILIQEALLVLASTMLTPLILTGHGSETLGIVMTLGAVGGVIGAFTLAATNPKAGLMRWVLIADVALAFFVMLAGIVREPALWCICAFGAFAFGGVSEGCSNALWMRKVPKDRQGSVFAAVGAANLVIMCIVMLTGSTLVEQFFEPLMMPGGALADSVGEWLGVGKGRGVALLFVLAGAIFAVVSMVALLHPRLTRLDELVPDQAKPDGDQNADEASDIPESASPALVPAQASSRP